From a region of the Fischerella sp. JS2 genome:
- a CDS encoding VOC family protein, with protein sequence MVESSMITPHLTVRDAKAAIEFYKAAFGAVEKYSMPSLTGDGIMFAELEIGNSVIFLNDEFPEYGLESPATLNGSPVTIHLQVDNADTWFNRAISAGATETMPLDDMFWGDRYGRLVDPFGHYWSIASQIGDVSREEMMRQAAAELAG encoded by the coding sequence ATGGTAGAGTCTTCCATGATCACTCCACACCTAACTGTCCGTGATGCCAAAGCAGCAATTGAATTTTACAAAGCCGCCTTTGGTGCGGTGGAGAAATATAGTATGCCTTCTTTGACAGGTGATGGAATTATGTTTGCGGAGTTAGAGATTGGAAACTCAGTGATTTTTTTAAATGATGAATTTCCTGAATATGGTTTAGAGTCACCTGCAACTCTCAATGGTTCTCCTGTAACGATTCACCTACAAGTTGACAATGCAGACACTTGGTTTAATCGTGCTATCAGTGCAGGTGCAACAGAAACAATGCCTTTAGATGATATGTTTTGGGGCGATCGCTATGGTAGATTAGTCGATCCTTTTGGTCACTATTGGTCGATCGCTAGCCAAATTGGAGATGTATCACGAGAAGAAATGATGCGACAAGCAGCAGCAGAATTGGCTGGTTAG